Proteins encoded in a region of the Zea mays cultivar B73 chromosome 4, Zm-B73-REFERENCE-NAM-5.0, whole genome shotgun sequence genome:
- the NNR1 gene encoding nitrate reductase [NADH] 1, which translates to MAAVEPRQFGRLEPGSSPVRVATNGAKAYPPPASHLPRRADSPVRGCSFPPLVSPPRRLDDASDDEDEEQEDWRELYGSHLQLEVEPAVQDARDEGTADAWIERNPCLVRLTGKHPLNCEPPLARLMHHGFITPAPLHYVRNHGAVPRGDWATWTVEVTGLVRRPARLTMEELARDFPAVEIPVTLACAGNRRKEQNMVQQTVGFNWGAAGVSTSVWRGARLRDVLRRCGIVPRKGGALNVCFEGAEDLPGGGGSKYGTSVTREWALDPSRDIMLAYMQNGEPLLPDHGFPVRVIIPGCIGGRMVKWLKRIIVTPAESDNYYHFKDNRVLPSHVDAELANAEAWWYKPEYIINELNINSVITTPGHDEILPINSITTQRGYTMKGYAYSGGGKKVTRVEVTLDGGETWLVCHLDHPEKPNKYGKYWCWCFWSVEVEVLDLLGAKEIAVRAWDQSLNTQPEKLIWNLMGMMNNCWFKVKVNVCRPHKGEIGLVFEHPTQPGNQPGGWMARQKHLETAEAAAPGLKRSTSTPFMNTTDVGKQFTMSEVRKHASQESAWIVVHGHVYDCTKFLKDHPGGADSILINAGTDCTEEFDAIHSDKAKALLDTYRIGELITTGTGYSSDNSVHGGSVLSHLAPIREAVRAPALSNPREKIHCRLVGKKELSRDVRLFRFSLPSPDQVLGLPIGKHIFVCASIEGKLCMRAYTPTSMVDEIGHFDLLVKVYFKNEHPKFPNGGLMTQYLDSLPVGSYIDVKGPLGHVEYTGRGSFVINGKQRHASRLAMICGGSGITPMYQIIQAVLREQPEDHTEMHLVYANRTEDDILLRDELDRWAAEYPDRLKVWYVIDQVKRPEEGWKYSVGFVTEAVLREHVPEGGDDTLALACGPPPMIQFAISPNLEKMKYDMANSFVVF; encoded by the exons ATGGCCGCTGTGGAGCCCCGGCAGTTCGGGCGTCTGGAGCCGGGCTCCTCGCCAGTGCGCGTGGCCACGAACGGCGCCAAGGCGTACCCTCCTCCGGCAAGCCACCTCCCGCGGCGCGCTGACTCCCCTGTCCGCGGCTGCAGCTTCCCTCCCCTCGTCTCCCCGCCGCGCAGGCTGGACGACGCGTCGGACGACGAGGACGAGGAGCAGGAGGACTGGCGAGAGCTGTACGGCTCGCACCTGCAGCTGGAGGTGGAGCCCGCGGTGCAGGACGCGCGCGACGAAGGCACCGCGGACGCGTGGATCGAGCGGAACCCGTGCCTGGTGAGGCTGACGGGGAAGCACCCGCTCAACTGCGAGCCGCCGCTGGCGCGGCTGATGCACCACGGCTTCATCACCCCGGCGCCGCTGCACTACGTGCGCAACCACGGcgccgtgccgcggggggactggGCGACGTGGACCGTGGAGGTGACGGGCCTCGTGAGGCGGCCCGCGCGGCTCACCATGGAGGAGCTGGCGCGCGACTTCCCCGCCGTGGAGATCCCCGTGACGCTGGCGTGCGCGGGCAACCGGCGCAAGGAGCAGAACATGGTGCAGCAGACGGTGGGCTTCAACTGGGGCGCCGCCGGCGTGTCCACGTCCGTGTGGCGCGGCGCGCGCCTCCGCGACGTGCTCCGCCGCTGCGGCATCGTGCCCCGCAAGGGCGGCGCCCTCAACGTGTGCTTCGAGGGCGCCGAGGACCTCCCCGGCGGCGGGGGATCCAAGTACGGCACCAGCGTCACGCGCGAGTGGGCCCTGGACCCGTCGCGGGACATCATGCTCGCCTACATGCAGAACGGCGAGCCGCTGCTGCCGGACCACGGCTTCCCCGTGCGCGTCATCATCCCCGGCTGCATCGGTGGCCGCATGGTCAAGTGGCTCAAGCGCATCATCGTCACCCCCGCCGAGTCCGACAATTACTACCATTTCAAGGACAACCGCGTCCTGCCGTCGCACGTCGACGCCGAGCTCGCCAACGCAGAAG CGTGGTGGTACAAGCCGGAGTACATCATCAACGAGCTGAACATAAACTCGGTGATAACGACGCCGGGGCACGACGAGATCCTGCCCATCAACAGCATTACCACACAGCGCGGCTACACCATGAAAGGATACGCCTACTCCG GCGGCGGCAAGAAGGTGACGCGGGTGGAGGTGACGCTGGACGGCGGCGAGACATGGCTGGTGTGCCACCTCGACCACCCGGAGAAGCCCAACAAGTACGGCAAGTACTGGTGCTGGTGCTTCTGGTCCGTCGAGGTGGAGGTCCTCGACCTGCTCGGCGCCAAGGAGATCGCCGTGCGCGCATGGGACCAGTCGCTCAACACCCAGCCCGAGAAGCTCATATGGAACCTCATG GGGATGATGAACAACTGCTGGTTCAAGGTGAAGGTGAACGTGTGCCGTCCGCACAAGGGCGAGATCGGGCTGGTGTTCGAGCACCCGACGCAGCCCGGCAACCAGCCCGGCGGGTGGATGGCGCGGCAGAAGCACCTGGAGACGGCGGAGGCGGCCGCGCCGGGCCTCAAGCGCAGCACGTCCACGCCGTTCATGAACACCACCGACGTCGGCAAGCAGTTCACCATGTCCGAGGTGCGCAAGCACGCGTCGCAGGAGTCGGCGTGGATCGTCGTGCACGGCCACGTCTACGACTGCACCAAGTTCCTCAAGGACCACCCGGGCGGCGCCGACAGCATCCTCATCAACGCCGGTACCGACTGCACCGAGGAGTTCGACGCCATCCACTCCGACAAGGCCAAGGCGCTCCTCGACACCTACCGCATCGGCGAGCTCATCACCACGGGCACCGGCTACAGCTCCGACAACTCCGTCCACGGCGGCTCCGTCCTGTCGCACCTCGCGCCCATCCGCGAGGCCGTCAGGGCTCCCGCGCTCTCCAACCCGCGCGAAAAGATCCACTGCCGCCTCGTCGGCAAGAAGGAGCTGTCCCGCGACGTCCGCCTCTTCCGCTTCTCGCTGCCGTCGCCCGACCAGGTGCTCGGCCTCCCCATCGGCAAGCACATCTTCGTCTGCGCCAGTATTGAAGGGAAGCTGTGTATGCGGGCGTACACGCCCACGAGCATGGTGGACGAGATCGGCCACTTCGACCTCCTCGTCAAGGTCTACTTCAAGAACGAGCACCCCAAGTTCCCCAACGGCGGCCTCATGACCCAGTACCTCGACTCGCTTCCCGTCGGCTCCTACATCGACGTCAAGGGCCCGCTTGGCCACGTGGAGTACACCGGCCGCGGCAGCTTCGTCATCAACGGCAAGCAGCGCCATGCGAGCCGCCTCGCCATGATCTGCGGCGGAAGTGGGATCACGCCCATGTACCAGATCATCCAGGCGGTGCTGCGCGAGCAGCCGGAGGACCACACGGAGATGCACCTCGTGTACGCCAACCGGACGGAGGACGACATCCTCCTCCGCGACGAGCTCGACCGGTGGGCGGCCGAGTACCCGGACAGGCTCAAGGTGTGGTACGTCATCGACCAGGTAAAGCGCCCGGAGGAGGGGTGGAAGTACAGCGTTGGGTTCGTCACGGAGGCCGTCCTGCGGGAGCACGTTCCGGAAGGTGGGGACGACACGCTGGCCCTTGCCTGCGGACCACCGCCGATGATCCAGTTCGCCATCTCGCCCAACTTGGAGAAGATGAAGTACGACATGGCCAATTCTTTCGTCGTGTTCTAA